In Anseongella ginsenosidimutans, one genomic interval encodes:
- a CDS encoding ABC transporter ATP-binding protein, translating into MNQSIIELEGLTKNYGSFTAVDHLSLSVSGGEIFGLLGPNGAGKSTTILMMIGLTEPSSGRVRVCGIDSTHNPAEVKKQVGYLPEDMGFYQELSGLENLVYTARLNGVPETEAAAKAERMLGKVGLAGQGGKKTGNYSRGMRQRLGLADVLIKDPRVIILDEPTLGLDPEGVREFLGLIVKLSREEGLTVLLSSHHLHQIQQVCDRVGIFVGGKLIAEGDIQKLSAKLFAGEPFVVEAGLAFTAGNAAPAGQEQLRASLEQLDGIVSVNGKGDLLRISCSRDITPEIARLIVGSGIGLTYLHRKEYGLDDIYHRYFQEGREN; encoded by the coding sequence GTGAACCAGTCAATTATAGAACTGGAGGGCCTTACAAAAAACTACGGGTCCTTCACCGCTGTGGATCATCTTAGTTTGTCGGTTTCCGGAGGAGAGATATTCGGCCTGCTGGGCCCCAACGGCGCCGGAAAATCAACAACGATTTTAATGATGATCGGGCTCACCGAACCCAGTTCAGGGCGGGTGCGGGTATGCGGCATTGATTCCACCCATAACCCGGCGGAGGTGAAAAAACAAGTGGGATACCTGCCGGAGGATATGGGCTTTTACCAGGAACTCAGCGGGCTGGAGAATCTTGTCTATACCGCGCGGCTGAACGGAGTGCCGGAAACTGAAGCTGCAGCGAAGGCGGAACGGATGCTCGGGAAAGTGGGCCTCGCCGGACAGGGAGGAAAGAAGACCGGCAATTATTCCCGCGGCATGCGCCAGCGCCTGGGATTGGCCGATGTACTGATCAAGGATCCCCGCGTGATCATCCTGGACGAACCCACCCTGGGACTGGACCCCGAGGGTGTGCGGGAATTCCTGGGCCTTATCGTAAAACTTAGCAGGGAAGAAGGACTCACCGTACTACTATCCTCGCACCATCTGCACCAGATCCAGCAAGTATGTGACCGGGTAGGCATATTCGTGGGCGGAAAGCTGATTGCCGAAGGGGATATTCAAAAATTATCCGCGAAGCTGTTTGCCGGCGAGCCGTTTGTTGTCGAAGCCGGACTTGCCTTTACCGCCGGGAACGCGGCTCCCGCAGGACAGGAACAGCTCAGGGCAAGCCTGGAACAACTGGATGGGATCGTGTCGGTTAATGGGAAAGGAGACCTTTTGCGCATTAGCTGCTCCCGGGATATCACTCCGGAAATCGCCCGGTTGATCGTGGGATCCGGCATTGGTTTAACTTATTTGCATCGAAAAGAATATGGACTTGACGACATATATCACCGCTATTTCCAGGAAGGCAGAGAAAATTAA
- a CDS encoding COG1470 family protein yields MTGLLFAGSLPASAQRLVLYTPYTSISVPPGESIDYAVQLINKGGGIGKASLSLSKLPEGWEYDLKSGGWSVEQLSVLPGEKQTLDLTVDVPLKVDKGTYTFNLVAGGQDVLPLTVTVSEQGTFKTEFTSEQPNMEGAADATFTFNTELRNRTAGEQLYALRADAPRGWGVVFKPNYKQATSVNIAPNSTASITVEVNPPDQIKAGTYKIPVKAATSTTSASLDLEVVITGSYELVLSTPSGLLSTEITAGGDEKVELIVRNTGSSALKDIDLSASAPVNWEVAFEPESVAQLEPGKTASVTATINADNKAIAGDYVTTLRANTPEATSEASFRVSVKTSMLWGWVGILIILIALGSVFRLFRKYGRR; encoded by the coding sequence ATGACCGGCCTGTTGTTTGCCGGAAGCCTGCCAGCCAGTGCGCAGCGCCTTGTTCTTTACACACCTTATACCAGTATTTCGGTTCCCCCGGGGGAGTCGATCGATTACGCTGTTCAGCTTATTAATAAGGGCGGCGGGATCGGCAAAGCTTCCCTGTCCCTGTCAAAACTTCCCGAAGGCTGGGAATACGATCTCAAATCCGGCGGATGGAGCGTGGAACAGCTTTCCGTGTTGCCGGGAGAGAAACAGACCCTGGACCTTACTGTGGATGTTCCCCTGAAAGTGGATAAGGGAACCTATACCTTCAACCTGGTGGCCGGGGGGCAGGACGTGCTTCCTCTTACCGTGACGGTATCCGAGCAGGGTACCTTTAAGACGGAATTTACCAGCGAGCAGCCAAATATGGAAGGTGCGGCGGATGCCACCTTTACCTTTAATACCGAATTAAGAAACCGCACGGCCGGCGAGCAGCTGTATGCCCTGCGGGCGGACGCGCCCCGGGGATGGGGTGTGGTATTCAAACCGAATTATAAACAGGCTACTTCTGTGAATATAGCGCCGAATTCCACTGCGAGCATCACGGTGGAAGTGAATCCCCCTGACCAGATCAAGGCAGGCACCTACAAGATACCGGTGAAGGCGGCCACCAGCACTACATCGGCCTCGCTTGACCTGGAAGTGGTGATCACGGGATCCTATGAACTGGTACTATCTACTCCGAGCGGCTTGCTGAGTACTGAAATAACCGCCGGCGGTGATGAAAAAGTTGAATTAATTGTCAGGAACACAGGTTCTTCCGCCCTCAAGGATATTGACCTTAGCGCTTCTGCGCCCGTGAACTGGGAGGTGGCTTTTGAGCCGGAAAGTGTTGCGCAGCTGGAACCGGGCAAAACAGCCAGCGTGACCGCTACCATTAACGCCGATAATAAAGCAATAGCGGGGGATTATGTGACCACGCTCCGGGCCAATACGCCGGAAGCTACTTCCGAAGCTTCCTTCCGGGTGTCCGTAAAAACGTCCATGTTATGGGGATGGGTAGGTATCCTGATCATCCTGATCGCATTAGGAAGCGTGTTCCGGCTGTTCCGCAAATACGGAAGGAGGTAA
- a CDS encoding calcium:proton antiporter: MAHEYFLNKRLRIALPLWTVVFPCLGLALLVVSGNFEGGIFMAVMGGLLICAVLAAVHHAEVVAHKVGEPFGTLILALAITIIEVSLIVSIMLSEGAEGSALARDTVFAAIMIILTGIIGLCLLLGGYRFKEQLFVQKGVSASLITLAAISILTLVLPNYTTTTPGPYYSTGQLLFIAAVSLVLYGSFVAAQTVRHRDYFLPEDKDPGDQEAHMEPPSVATAISSLIFLLVALVVVVMLSKKLSPAIEAAVYSLNAPQSLVGIIIAAVILLPEGLAAIKAARKNRLQTSLNLALGSALASIGLTIPAVAILAYFTGYTITLGLDTKSTALLLLSLFTISISFNAGRTNILQGIVLLVILAVYLFTTIFP; this comes from the coding sequence ATGGCGCATGAATATTTTTTAAATAAGCGATTAAGGATCGCCCTGCCCTTATGGACCGTAGTTTTCCCATGCCTTGGCCTCGCTTTATTGGTTGTTTCCGGAAATTTTGAAGGCGGGATCTTTATGGCGGTCATGGGCGGGCTGCTTATTTGCGCCGTACTGGCTGCCGTGCATCATGCAGAAGTGGTAGCGCATAAAGTTGGCGAGCCTTTCGGAACGCTTATCCTGGCGCTGGCCATTACCATTATTGAGGTTTCGCTGATCGTCTCCATCATGCTGTCGGAAGGAGCGGAGGGGTCCGCCCTGGCAAGAGATACCGTTTTCGCCGCGATTATGATCATTCTTACAGGCATAATTGGCTTGTGCCTGCTCCTGGGCGGCTACCGTTTTAAGGAACAGTTATTCGTTCAAAAAGGGGTCAGCGCATCGCTGATCACTCTCGCAGCTATTTCTATCCTGACATTGGTGCTGCCCAATTATACGACCACCACGCCGGGGCCTTATTATTCAACGGGGCAGCTGCTGTTCATCGCAGCGGTGTCCCTGGTATTATACGGCAGTTTTGTCGCGGCGCAGACAGTTCGTCACCGGGATTATTTTCTTCCCGAGGATAAAGATCCGGGCGATCAGGAAGCACATATGGAACCTCCTTCCGTCGCCACGGCGATTAGCAGCCTCATTTTTCTGCTGGTAGCCCTGGTGGTGGTGGTAATGCTTTCAAAAAAACTATCTCCTGCCATTGAGGCGGCTGTTTACAGCTTGAATGCTCCTCAGAGCCTCGTGGGCATCATTATCGCAGCGGTCATTTTACTGCCTGAGGGGCTGGCGGCGATCAAGGCAGCACGAAAAAACCGGCTGCAAACCAGCCTGAACCTGGCCCTGGGTTCTGCACTGGCGAGTATCGGGCTTACTATTCCCGCAGTAGCTATCCTGGCCTATTTTACCGGGTATACAATTACTCTTGGCCTTGATACGAAATCCACGGCGCTTTTGCTGCTTTCATTATTTACGATAAGTATATCATTTAATGCCGGACGCACGAATATCCTGCAGGGTATCGTATTGCTGGTGATCCTGGCTGTGTACTTGTTTACCACGATCTTTCCTTAG